A window from Setaria italica strain Yugu1 chromosome VIII, Setaria_italica_v2.0, whole genome shotgun sequence encodes these proteins:
- the LOC101771831 gene encoding PHD finger protein ALFIN-LIKE 8 — protein sequence MDGGGTPRSPEDVFRDFRARRAGMIKALTTDVEKFYQQCDPEKENLCLYGLPNETWEVNLPAEEVPPELPEPALGINFARDGMDEKDWLSLVAVHSDAWLLAVAFYFGARFGFDKESRKRLFVMINNLPTIYEVVTGTAKKQTKEKTPKSSSKNNKSGTKPPRQPEPNSRGSKMPPPKDEDDSGGEEDEEEEDHENTLCGSCGDNYGQDEFWICCDACETWFHGKCVKITPAKAEHIKHYKCPNCSGSSKRARA from the exons atggacggcggcggcacgcccCGCTCGCCGGAGGACGTGTTCCGGGACTTCCGGGCGCGCCGGGCCGGCATGATCAAGGCGCTCACCACCG ACGTGGAGAAGTTCTACCAGCAGTGCGACCCAG AGAAAGAGAATCTGTGCTTGTATGGCCTCCCCAACGAAACATGGGAAGTGAACTTGCCTGCAGAGGAGGTTCCTCCTGAACTTCCAGAGCCGGCTCTAGGAATTAATTTTGCACGCGATGGGATGGATGAGAAAGATTGGCTGTCACTTGTTGCGGTGCATAGTGATGCTTGGCTACTGGCTGTGGCCTTTTACTTTGGAGCAAGATTTGGGTTTGACAAAGAATCCAG gaagCGGCTCTTTGTCATGATTAATAACCTCCCTACCATATATGAGGTTGTCACAGGAACTGCCAAGAAGCAGACCAAAGAAAAAACTCCAAAAAGCAGCAGCAAGAACAATAAATCTGGCACAAAA CcaccgcgccagccagaacccAACTCAAGGGGTTCCAAGATGCCACCTCCAAAGGATGAGGATGACAGCGGAGGcgaggaagatgaggaagaggaagaccaTGAAAACACATTGTGTGGTTCATGTGGTGACAACTACGGTCAGGATGAGTTCTGGATATGCTGTGATGCCTGCGAGACATGGTTCCATGGCAAGTGTGTCAAGATCACTCCTGCCAAGGCCGAGCACATCAAGCACTACAAGTGCCCGAACTGCAGCGGTAGTAGCAAGAGAGCCCGAGCATGA
- the LOC101772241 gene encoding putative clathrin assembly protein At1g33340, translated as MKVFKGKIWAAIGSLMDHAGTASTKASSAAAVPDRALLADIEAAVERCTGGGGGGDDDRHVHEILFLVSNAPGAITFLSRRITVRLEAARAPAAALRSLLLVHRLLRAGDRYFEQDLRGLWASRDLRVDAPRCSCSPLAAGAGAAYVSAGAAAATGACAFVHGYSAYLEERMQWVINQAGNLEPARRPPALAPPNHDGKPPPPPPSSSSSHDAEAETLLLKLAMCQRLLDLAIQLLPDNNTSGCAAVRSAFGIVLRESFKVYDAFTEGLDAMLLRSRSLAGLSKPMRVSAHEILKKACAQTPDLKEFYHKCKGSNASKSLEYPLVRVVTPAQASAMEVLPVPIPEEDGQEKEPEAEAEAEAETSDGGGSTTFARKMETTISTVWVEFEEDDKLIPGDGGHSSKEPKAS; from the coding sequence ATGAAGGTGTTCAAGGGCAAGATTTGGGCAGCCATCGGGTCACTCATGGATCACGCGGGTACAGCATCCACCAaggcctcctcggcggcggccgttCCCGACCGGGCTCTCCTCGCCGACATCGAGGCGGCCGTCGAGCggtgcaccggcggcggcgggggcggcgacgacgacaggCACGTCCACGAGATCCTCTTCCTCGTCTCCAACGCGCCGGGCGCGATCACTTTCCTCTCGCGGCGCATCACGGTGCGCCTCGAGGCGGCGCGCgccccggccgcggcgctcCGCTCGCTGCTCCtcgtccaccgcctcctccgcgccggcgaCCGCTACTTCGAGCAGGACCTCCGCGGCCTCTGGGCGTCCCGCGACCTCCGCGTCGACGCGCCGCGGTGCAGCTGctccccgctcgccgccggagccggcgccgcGTACgtcagcgccggcgccgcggccgccaccggcgcgTGCGCCTTCGTCCACGGCTATTCGGCCTACCTCGAGGAGCGCATGCAGTGGGTGATCAACCAGGCCGGCAACCTGGAgccagcgcggcggccgccggcgctggcgccgcctAACCACGACGGCaagcctccaccacctccgccctcctcctcctcctcccacgacGCCGAAGCCGAGACGCTGCTGCTCAAGCTCGCCATGTGCCAGAGGCTGCTGGACCTCGCCATCCAGCTGCTGCCGGACAACAACACCAGCGGCTGCGCCGCCGTCCGGTCGGCGTTCGGCATTGTGCTCCGGGAGAGCTTCAAGGTCTACGACGCCTTCACAGAGGGCCTCGACGCGATGCTGCTGCGGTCGAGGAGCCTCGCCGGGCTGAGCAAGCCGATGAGGGTCTCGGCTCACGAGATCCTGAAGAAGGCGTGCGCCCAGACGCCGGACCTCAAGGAGTTCTACCACAAGTGCAAGGGGAGCAACGCCAGCAAGAGCCTCGAATACCCTCTCGTCAGGGTCGTCACGCCGGCGCAGGCCTCCGCCATGGAGGTGTTGCCCGTGCCCATCCCGGAAGAAGATGGCCAGGAGAAAgagccggaggcggaggcagaggcagaggcagagACTAGTGATGGCGGGGGTTCGACGACGTTTGCGCGCAAGATGGAGACGACGATCAGCACGGTCTGGGTTGAGTTCGAGGAGGATGACAAGCTGATCCCTGGTGATGGTGGTCACTCGTCCAAAGAGCCAAAAGCTAGCTAA
- the LOC101772642 gene encoding formin-like protein 3: MSALSIHRSESPTPRGSDGPTPPSMRRSRPTASGGGRRRIHRPPRPPSIAWFISSPASSSSIPAELPRRRRLPARLRRRNAASASAPPPSLPAPPPAGEPPRIPLGPQVTSNSQPPPPNPYPNSNPPEFSPDLKKTLSWHSMIGQQISSVGGAKLREYGIGTRACVCRSNYPILQIFDPGPYLPNVSPSPVSTPLGLLYICTKSRLEAYERTEPKEKSRGSRRWMNQTKGIQSHSQNLIRTSYRTCTSKKSTSG, encoded by the exons ATGTCTGCCTTATCCATTCACCGATCAGAATCCCCGACTCCCCGAGGCTCCGACGGCCCGACGCCGCCCTCGATGCGCCGCTCGCGCCCGACagcctccggcggcgggcgccgtcGAATCCACCGCCCTCCACGGCCTCCTTCCATCGCGTGGTTTATTTCTTCCCCGGCATCTTCGTCATCAATTCCGGccgagctcccccgccgccgtcggctccccgcccggctccggcggcgcaacgccgcctccgcctccgctcccccgCCGTCTCTCCcggctccaccgccggccggcgagccacccCGGATCCCTCTAGGCCCGCAGGTCACAAGTAACTCCCAACCCCCACCCCCGAACCCATATCCTAACTCTAACCCGCCGGAGTTCTCGCCGGACTTGAAGAAGACGCTATCGTGGCATTCAATGATTGGCCAGCAAATTTCGAGTGTGGGAGGAGCAAAATTGCGCGAGTATGGTATAGGAACGCGTGCGTGCGTCTGCAGATCCAATTATCCAATCTTGCAAATATTTGATCCTGGGCCTTATCTGCCCAATGTAAGcccctctccagtctccacccCACTAGGTCTTCTGTATATATGCACAAAGAGTAGACTAGAAGCATATGAAAGAACGGAACCGAAGGAGAAATCAAGAG GATCGAGGCGATGGATGAACCAAACCAAAGGAATTCAGAGTCACAGCCA GAACCTGATCAGGACGAGTTACCGTACATGTACCAGCAAGAAGAGCACGTCGGGATAA